The Mucilaginibacter mallensis genome has a segment encoding these proteins:
- a CDS encoding menaquinone biosynthetic enzyme MqnA/MqnD family protein has protein sequence MKLKISAVSYTNTKPFIYGIQHADLLNKIELSLDTPTDCAQKLIDDKVDIGLIPVAATLNMPYWEIVSDYCIGAVGPVNSVFIFSNCDIKDVKRIQLDPESRSSNNLAKVLLKNFWKIQPELIVDAEDYTTSTDPKTACVLIGDRTFGKKDKYPFVYDLAEEWQKFTGLPFCFAAWIANKPIPQEFIDEFNVALKSGLDHRSEVLKELTPRTDFDLEDYLMHKLDFDLTEKKKEALHLFLKYIKDL, from the coding sequence ATGAAACTGAAAATATCCGCAGTTAGCTATACTAACACCAAGCCCTTTATATACGGTATACAACATGCTGATCTGTTAAATAAAATTGAACTTAGTTTAGATACACCAACAGATTGCGCTCAAAAGCTGATTGATGATAAAGTTGATATTGGCTTAATCCCCGTAGCGGCAACATTAAATATGCCTTATTGGGAAATTGTATCAGATTATTGTATTGGCGCAGTAGGCCCGGTGAACTCGGTTTTTATTTTTAGCAATTGCGATATTAAGGATGTAAAGCGGATTCAGCTCGATCCGGAATCACGCTCATCAAATAACCTGGCGAAAGTACTACTGAAAAACTTCTGGAAAATTCAACCGGAACTGATAGTTGATGCTGAGGACTATACTACATCCACCGACCCTAAAACGGCCTGTGTACTTATAGGCGACCGTACATTCGGCAAAAAAGATAAATATCCGTTTGTATATGATCTTGCCGAAGAATGGCAAAAATTTACCGGCTTACCTTTTTGTTTTGCCGCATGGATCGCTAATAAACCTATCCCACAGGAGTTTATCGATGAGTTTAACGTGGCCCTTAAATCAGGGCTCGACCATAGGTCAGAAGTATTAAAGGAACTAACCCCAAGAACCGATTTCGACCTGGAAGACTACCTGATGCACAAGCTTGATTTTGATCTGACAGAGAAAAAGAAAGAAGCTTTGCATTTGTTTTTGAAGTATATAAAGGATTTGTAA
- a CDS encoding histidine phosphatase family protein — MNTIKKTLYIVRHGQTELNKLGIVQGRGMNTDLNDEGRKQAAQFFDSYKDVAFDKIYISELKRTQQSIQKFIDLGIPYEKLEGLDEMAWGVLEGTESTPENRASFLQVIREWVAGNLDVSLDGGESPNQVKARQEKAIATILSHPEEETVLICMHGRAMRLLLCWITGQPLTEMETFPHQNLILYKLTYDGDKFEIIDFNNAEHLK; from the coding sequence ATGAACACCATAAAAAAGACACTATACATCGTTCGGCACGGGCAAACAGAGCTTAACAAACTGGGGATTGTACAAGGCCGGGGAATGAATACCGACCTTAACGACGAAGGCCGCAAACAAGCCGCTCAGTTTTTTGATTCCTATAAAGATGTTGCTTTCGATAAGATCTATATATCCGAACTAAAGCGCACGCAGCAAAGTATCCAAAAATTTATCGACCTGGGGATTCCTTATGAAAAGCTGGAAGGACTTGATGAAATGGCCTGGGGTGTTTTGGAAGGCACAGAAAGCACACCTGAAAACAGGGCATCTTTCTTACAGGTAATTCGCGAATGGGTTGCTGGTAACCTTGATGTTAGTCTGGATGGTGGCGAAAGTCCAAACCAGGTAAAAGCAAGACAGGAAAAAGCCATAGCAACCATCCTGAGCCATCCCGAAGAGGAAACAGTGCTGATCTGTATGCACGGGCGTGCAATGCGATTGCTGCTTTGCTGGATAACGGGCCAGCCACTTACCGAAATGGAAACATTCCCACATCAAAACCTGATACTTTACAAATTAACTTATGATGGTGATAAATTTGAGATCATAGATTTCAATAACGCCGAACACCTAAAGTAG